The Candidatus Acidiferrales bacterium genomic interval TGTCACGAGCTCAGAAAATTCTCTTACCGCTGCTTCGCCGTAGACCGGCTGAACGTATTGCGAATGTTTCGGAAACGCCTTGGCTGATCTGAACCCGGCGATCTTTAACAAACTTCTGATTTCCATCAGCTCTCTTCTGTTCGCCGCGACGAGGCGGACTTCGTAACCTTTCTTATATTTTTGCCTCAATTTTTTGCGACGCTCTTTATCCGGAAGACGGAAATAGCCGTTGCGCAAAAAATATTTCAAAAGTTCGGTCTCGGCTTTCATTGTCCCGTCAGTGCGCATCCAGCCAGTTCGGTCCCGTGCCGACCTCGACATCAACAGGCACACTCAGCTTCATTGCAGTTTTCATCCTGTCGGTTACAAGCTTTTCCAGTTCCTTCACTTCGCTCTTTGGCGACTCGAAAACCAATTCGTCATGCACTTGCAGTAACATCCGCGATTTCATGTCCTTCTTCTTCATCTCGTGGTGGATTGCGATCATGGCAAGCTTGATCATGTCTGCGGCGGTTCCCTGTATCGGCATGTTGATCGCCTGTCTCTCTTCAGCCATTCTCACGGCAGAATTTTTGCTGTTGATGTTGGCGAGGTACCGGCGTCTTCCGAGAAGCGTCTCGACGTATCCATGCTTGCGCGCAAATTCAAGCGTACTGTTTATATATTCACGAACCCGCGGGAATCTCCGAAAATATGTATCGATCACGTCCTTGGCTTCACCCTGCGAAATTCCCAGACGAATTTTTAATCCATACGGACCGATCCCGTACAGCAGCCCGAAGTTTACTTCCTTCGCTTTGCGGCGCATATCGGAAGTGACCTCGTCGGTGGGAACGCCGAACACTTTTGAAGCTGTAGTCCGGTGGATATCTTCGTGCTTATTGAACGCGTCGATCAAGCCTTCGTCTTTGCAGATGTGTGCCATGATACGAAGCTCGATCTGCGAATAGTCAGCAGAAACCATCACCCACCCCTTTTCACCCGGCACAAACGCTTTCCTGATTTCCTTTCCCATCTCACCCCGAATGGGAATGTTTTGCAGGTTTGGATCTGCGGAGCTGAGTCTTCCGGTAGCCGCCACCGTTTGATTGAACGAAGTGTGGACTCTTCCGGTCCGCGGATTTATCAAAGTCGGAAGCACATCTACGTATGTCGATTTCAGCTTCGTCACTTTTCTATAGGTGAGAATTTTCTCCGCAATCGGATGCTCTGCGCCCAACTCTTCGAGCACGAAAACGTCTGTCGAATATCCTGTTTTTGTTTTCTTAGTAGGGGCTATCTTCATCTTCTTGAACAAGATTTCTCCGAGCTGCTTTGGAGAATTAATGTTGAATTCTTCGCCGGCAAGTTTGTAGACCTCGTCACCAAGGTTTTCGATCATTCGTTCCAGCTCTTTCGAAATTTGCCCGAGTATCTCCGTATCGATCTTCACGCCGGTTCTCTCCACCTCCGCAAGAACCTCGATCAGTGGAAATTCCACCTTTTCGCACAGGCCAAGCAGATTTGATTTCTCCAATTTCTTCTGGAGAACATCTCTCAGCTGCAATGCAACATCGGCATCTTCGCCCGAATATTCCGCGACCACTTCCGGCGAAACCTCGCTCATGTTTATTTGATTTTTCCCTTTGCCGATCAGCTCCTCGATCGCTATCGGCTTGTATCCCAGATATTCTTTCGCGAGCGCGTCGAGGTTGTGCTGTCCGTCCGGACTAACGACATATGCTGCAACCATGGAATCGAAAGCAACTCCCTGAGTCGTGACGCCATAGTTGGAAAGTATCAGCATATCGTATTTCAAATTCTGTCCGACCTTTTTGATCTTTGACGATTCAAAAATTGGCTTCAATAATTTGACAGCATCTTTGACGCTGACACCACGTCTGGCCTCACCGCCCGAGAAGAGATCCCCGCCGTCGGAGGCTACGCTGACATAATATGCCTCGCGCGGCTTTACCGACAAAGAAATCCCCACCAAATCGGCAAGAAGAGCGTTCGTCCCTGTCGTCTCCGTATCCATCGAGACGAACTCCGACTTCTTCAATTTCTCCACCAACTTTTGAAGATCGGATAAATCGGTTATGAGCTTGTATGAATGCTTGACACTTGATACATCTTTATAATTTCCATCCTCGAACCGGACTTCAGTAACTGAAGGTTCACCTGCGGTTTCCTTTTCCTCCTCTGCCGGTTCTTTTGTCTTCTCCGACGGTGCAGGAATCATTTGCTGTGCCCTCTTGATGAGCGAGCGAAATTCCAGCTCATTGAAAATCTTTGTGACCTCAGCACCGTCGGTATTTTTTTCTTTTAGCGAATGAAAATCGACGCCGAGCGGCACGTCCGTTTTTATCGTGACCAATTTCTTCGAGAGAAGTGCCATATTCTTTCCTTGCTTCAACTTTTCCTGAAGAGCCGGCTTTTCAATCTTGTCTGCACTCGCCAGTAATTTCTCCAGCGTGCCATATTGTTGAATCAAGGGAATTGCCGTCTTATCGCCGATCCCTTTGATGCCGGGGACATTGTCCACCGCGTCGCCCGTCAACGCCATAACATCGATCACCTGCGACGGCTTCACTCCGAATTTTTTCTCGACACCCTTTTCATCGACTATCTCGACCTCCATCCCGCTCTTTCCCGGCTTATACATTTTTATTCTCGGAGTTACAAGCTGCATAAAGTCTTTGTCACCCGTCACCATGAAGACATCGATGTTTTCCTTTGCGGCAAGCTGTGCAAGCGTTCCGATGAGGTCGTCGGCTTCATAGCCTGCCTTTTCAAGTGTCGGCACACCGAAAGCGTTCAGCATTCTCTTTATATGCGCCAACTGGCCGATCATCTCTTCAGGCATCTTTTCTCGAGTGGCTTTGTATTCCGGATATTCTTTGTGGCGGAACGTCGGTTCGCCCGTATCGAAGACGGCCACCAGGTAATCCGGCTTTTCATCGCCTATAATTTTCATCAGATAATTTGCAAAGCCGAACGCCGCGCTCGTGTTCTGGCCTTTCGAATTGATGAGGGGGTGGCTGATCATCGCGAAATATGCGCGATAAGCGAGTGCTGTTCCGTCGAGTATAAAAAATCTTTTTGCGGCCACTGGAAACTCCTGTTTTCAGCCAAAGGCTGATGCGCCTCTGGCGCAGAATCAATTTAGCAAAGATTGCGATTCAG includes:
- the polA gene encoding DNA polymerase I, which translates into the protein MAAKRFFILDGTALAYRAYFAMISHPLINSKGQNTSAAFGFANYLMKIIGDEKPDYLVAVFDTGEPTFRHKEYPEYKATREKMPEEMIGQLAHIKRMLNAFGVPTLEKAGYEADDLIGTLAQLAAKENIDVFMVTGDKDFMQLVTPRIKMYKPGKSGMEVEIVDEKGVEKKFGVKPSQVIDVMALTGDAVDNVPGIKGIGDKTAIPLIQQYGTLEKLLASADKIEKPALQEKLKQGKNMALLSKKLVTIKTDVPLGVDFHSLKEKNTDGAEVTKIFNELEFRSLIKRAQQMIPAPSEKTKEPAEEEKETAGEPSVTEVRFEDGNYKDVSSVKHSYKLITDLSDLQKLVEKLKKSEFVSMDTETTGTNALLADLVGISLSVKPREAYYVSVASDGGDLFSGGEARRGVSVKDAVKLLKPIFESSKIKKVGQNLKYDMLILSNYGVTTQGVAFDSMVAAYVVSPDGQHNLDALAKEYLGYKPIAIEELIGKGKNQINMSEVSPEVVAEYSGEDADVALQLRDVLQKKLEKSNLLGLCEKVEFPLIEVLAEVERTGVKIDTEILGQISKELERMIENLGDEVYKLAGEEFNINSPKQLGEILFKKMKIAPTKKTKTGYSTDVFVLEELGAEHPIAEKILTYRKVTKLKSTYVDVLPTLINPRTGRVHTSFNQTVAATGRLSSADPNLQNIPIRGEMGKEIRKAFVPGEKGWVMVSADYSQIELRIMAHICKDEGLIDAFNKHEDIHRTTASKVFGVPTDEVTSDMRRKAKEVNFGLLYGIGPYGLKIRLGISQGEAKDVIDTYFRRFPRVREYINSTLEFARKHGYVETLLGRRRYLANINSKNSAVRMAEERQAINMPIQGTAADMIKLAMIAIHHEMKKKDMKSRMLLQVHDELVFESPKSEVKELEKLVTDRMKTAMKLSVPVDVEVGTGPNWLDAH